In Opitutaceae bacterium TAV5, one genomic interval encodes:
- a CDS encoding glycosyltransferase family 1 — translation MKTHRLLSFALRLIPLAGAFALTSFAGAQTIVNGSFDESSGAKIAPETGYLQAAPYGWSWDNSSFYWIADGGLDGIRSDDGGVFVGLQRGSTTQLLDAVLRQSLTGLAAGESYEVSFLVRARNAVSEGGTWTVSVSDSDAILGSLSDNPIAGSWAEYSFVFIATDENPVLRLSFTNNLGGDYMVLFDNLTVTQVVPEPAAMAAFAGAGVLLVAFVLRRRRNT, via the coding sequence ATGAAGACACATCGCTTATTATCCTTTGCGCTCCGGCTGATTCCCCTTGCCGGTGCTTTTGCCCTCACCTCGTTTGCCGGAGCCCAAACCATCGTTAACGGGAGCTTTGATGAAAGCAGCGGAGCCAAGATTGCCCCGGAAACGGGTTATCTCCAGGCGGCGCCCTATGGTTGGTCGTGGGATAACAGCAGCTTCTACTGGATCGCCGATGGTGGACTTGACGGGATCCGGTCTGACGACGGAGGCGTCTTTGTCGGCCTGCAACGCGGGAGCACGACGCAGTTGCTGGACGCGGTTTTGAGGCAGAGCCTCACCGGCTTGGCTGCGGGAGAAAGCTATGAAGTTTCCTTTCTGGTCAGGGCTCGTAACGCCGTTTCTGAAGGCGGTACCTGGACAGTGTCGGTAAGTGACAGTGACGCGATCCTGGGAAGCCTCAGCGATAACCCGATTGCCGGATCATGGGCGGAATATTCGTTCGTGTTTATTGCCACCGACGAGAATCCGGTTCTGAGGCTGTCGTTTACCAACAATCTCGGCGGTGATTACATGGTTCTCTTTGACAATTTAACTGTAACACAGGTGGTGCCGGAACCTGCCGCCATGGCCGCATTCGCAGGAGCGGGAGTGCTGCTGGTTGCGTTTGTCCTTCGCCGCCGTCGCAACACCTGA
- a CDS encoding carbohydrate-binding protein CenC has protein sequence MRRFPLFASVILAMVLTGVFATTSLPAQALRSASFEDGAPPSGFNQNAPRGWGWENGNFYWSASGGLDGLTAQDGNAFVGLQRTGTSDVSAVLKQQITALSAGTSYVVSMWVRARVGSTSGTWTVSVIDGADVLATRSDHARPGQWEQVSVSFTATRSEATLRLGFKNESGKDQMVFFDNVSITPDGK, from the coding sequence ATGAGAAGGTTTCCTCTTTTCGCCTCTGTGATTCTTGCGATGGTCCTGACCGGTGTCTTCGCCACCACATCGCTCCCTGCGCAGGCCCTGCGGAGTGCGAGTTTCGAGGATGGCGCGCCGCCCTCGGGGTTTAACCAGAATGCTCCCAGGGGCTGGGGTTGGGAAAATGGCAATTTTTACTGGTCTGCAAGCGGTGGCCTGGATGGCCTCACTGCGCAGGACGGGAACGCATTTGTCGGCCTGCAACGCACCGGAACGAGCGACGTGTCTGCCGTGCTCAAACAGCAGATAACGGCCCTCAGTGCAGGGACGTCTTATGTGGTTTCGATGTGGGTTCGCGCGCGCGTCGGCTCCACCAGCGGCACATGGACGGTCTCGGTCATTGACGGGGCCGACGTGCTGGCGACCCGCAGCGATCATGCCAGACCCGGCCAATGGGAGCAGGTGTCGGTTTCATTCACGGCGACCCGCTCCGAAGCGACCCTCCGGCTCGGTTTCAAAAATGAAAGCGGGAAGGATCAGATGGTCTTTTTCGACAACGTATCCATAACCCCGGACGGCAAATAA
- a CDS encoding N-terminal cleavage protein has translation MTPATPKTSHGFTLVELLTVIAIIGILAAILIPTVGKVRATAHAAACLSNMRQLSLALLVYSEGNRGVFPDNAFVSRWDRMALSTFTNGDPVPYNPILHCKADKVVRDTATLGATVAGQPRSYALNPVMINFNGKYGNPALWGSGLPEANKGIRINAIVTPSRMLMLLERFHQDNGFTEGREVASAGFADTHGGAMNGAFCDGSAKRIKFSATLNDISPDGGGQLNNFHTGYLRNGP, from the coding sequence ATGACACCTGCTACCCCAAAAACCTCGCATGGCTTCACACTCGTGGAATTGCTCACGGTGATCGCCATCATCGGCATTCTGGCGGCAATTCTCATCCCGACAGTCGGCAAAGTTCGCGCCACGGCCCATGCGGCGGCCTGCCTGAGCAACATGCGACAACTGTCGCTTGCTCTCCTCGTTTACAGCGAGGGCAACCGCGGCGTGTTTCCCGACAATGCCTTCGTTTCCCGCTGGGATCGCATGGCGCTTTCCACATTCACCAACGGCGATCCGGTTCCCTACAACCCGATCCTGCATTGCAAGGCCGACAAGGTGGTCAGGGACACCGCCACACTGGGGGCCACGGTCGCGGGACAACCACGGTCGTATGCGCTCAATCCCGTCATGATCAATTTCAACGGAAAATACGGAAATCCTGCTCTTTGGGGATCCGGTTTGCCGGAGGCAAACAAGGGCATCCGGATCAATGCCATCGTCACGCCAAGTCGCATGCTGATGCTGCTGGAGCGGTTTCATCAGGACAACGGGTTTACCGAGGGGCGGGAAGTGGCATCGGCAGGTTTTGCGGATACGCACGGAGGCGCGATGAACGGCGCCTTTTGCGACGGCAGTGCGAAGCGTATCAAATTCTCTGCTACGCTCAATGACATCAGTCCGGATGGCGGTGGCCAGCTCAACAATTTCCACACCGGTTATCTGCGAAACGGTCCCTGA